TCGCGGGGCGTGAGGTCAGCCGCGCGATGGGTGCGGGCGCGAACGTCCGACTGCGCGGATGGCCGGCCGCGCTGCGCCTGGCCGGCGGGCTGCCCACGTCCGCACGGATCGTCGCCAGCGAGGTTCCCATGCGGTCCACCACGATCGCTCGCTTGGAGATCGATCTGGACGGGGTGCGCCGGACGGGTGACCCGGGTGGTGGGACACGACCCCACCTGGCGGTGCGCGCCGGGCGGTACTCCGCCCGGCTCGACGAGGACGCGCTCGGGGCGCTGATGCCGGTGCCGGTCCGCGACGTCGAAGTCCGCGACGGGCGTGTCCGGTTCTCCTTCCCCGGTCACGTGACCGTCGACACCGCCGTCGAGATCCAAGACGGCGTGCTGCTGCTGCGCCCCGTCGCCGGACGGATCGGAGTCGTCGACCTGATCCGTATCACTCCCCCGATCGGGGAGTTGCCGTTCGGGGCCACGATCGCGGACGTCGAGACGGTCTCCGGGGCGCTGGTGATCCACGGGGGCGTGCAGGGCGTCACGCTGGGCCCCGCCGACGCGAGCACGTGAAGCCGGAGCGGTGCAGGTCGCCGGGAGTGAGGACGCTGTGGGACCGGAACATCCGTCGGGGATCCACGACGAGCACCCGTTCGTGACGCCGGAGGTCGACCGCGATCCGGTGCGGCGGCTGCGCGGCCGACTCGCCGCTCCCGTCACGGTGTGGACGGCGGGAACGGTGGCGGCCCGGGCCGGCCTGACGATCTCGTCGGTGCTGATCGCCGAAGGCGAGCCCGCGCGCGTCCTCGGTCTGATGAGCGACCTCACCGACCTGTGGGAGACGATCCAGGACACCGGTTCGTTCGTGATGCACGTCCTGGACCGATCCCAGGGGTGGCTGTCGGACCGGTTCGCCTTCCGGGTCCCCAGCCCCGGCGGGCCCTACGCCGGGCTGGAGATCACCGAGTCGTCGTTCGGGCCGGTGCTGGCTGCGGTCGGCACGCGAGCCTACTGCCGGGTGGTCGAGGCCCGGACGGTCGGGCACGCGCAGCTGGTGGACGCCGCCATCGAGGACCTCGAACTGGCCGACCTGGACCCGCTGGTGCACTTCCGCGGCCGCTACGCGGGTCTGTCGACCGCGCGGTGAGCCAGCGCAGGTCGCAGCGACCGCCCGAACGTCCCCCCGGGGGCGGCTGCGGTGCGGTTGCCTGGACGTGACCATGGAGTTCACGTCCGACGACCCGCCGGGGAGCGCGCCAGGCGACGCGCCGTCGACGCGGCAGATCGTGGCGGTCGTCGCGATCGGGGTCGTCGCCCTGGTGATCATGGCCGCCGCCGGGCTGGCGCTGTTCACCGAGAGCCAGATCGCGCGGTACCCGATCGAGGCGATCGAGGAACGCGGGCAGGCGGACGGTGCCGGGTCCCATCGGCGCGCAGGCGAGGACGAGGGTCACGAGACCCTCAACATCCTGGTCGTGGGAAGCGACAGCCGTGAGGGCCTCAGCGAAGCCGAACGGGACCGACTCACGACGGGTCCGCCTCAAGGACCGCCGCGCACCGACACGATCCTGCTGGTGCATGCCCGCCCCGAGGAGGGCGTCGCGACGATCGTCTCGATCCCCCGCGACCTCAAGGTCGAGCTGCCGGGGTCCGGTCCCGGCAAGATCAACGCGGCCGTCGCCCGCGGCGGTCCTGACCTGCTGGTGAGGATCGTCGAGCGTTTGTCCGGCTTCGACATCGACCACTACGTGGAGGTGTCGATCCCCAGCTTCCTGACGGTCGTCGAGGCCGTCGGCGGAGTCGAGGTCTGCCTCCGCGAGCCGCTGGTCGATGACAAGTCCGGCGCCGATCTGCGCGCTGGCTGCCAGCACCTGGATGCGGTGGAGGCGCTGGCGTACGTGCGGTCGCGCGAGGGGGCGCGCGGCGACTTCCGGCGCATCCACCGCCAGCAGCGCTTCCTGAAGGCGCTCGCGAACGAGGCGACGTCGGCAGGGACGCTGGCCAACGTGCCGCGGGTGGTCCGGATCGCGGACCGCGTGGCGAGCAGCCTGACGACCGACGAGGACTTCGGGCTGACGCAACTGCGCTTCCTGGCGGAGCAGTTCCGCGGGATGGCCAGCGGGGACGTTCAGACCGCGACCGTCCCGGCGTACGCGCAGACGATCCAGGACACGAGCTACGTGGTGCCCTACCGACCGGGCGTGCGGGCGCTGTTCGAGCGGCTGGCGGAGGGCGGCAGGCTGGGTCCGCGCGGCACCGCACGCCAGCGGCAGACCGCGGACGTCGTGGTGTGGAACGGCCAACGCGGCCAGACGGTGCAGCGTGTCGAGAGCGTGCTGTACTTCGCCGGCTTCCAGCCGCGGCGAGAGCCGCCCGCCACCGACGTCGAAGAGACGGTGGTGTACGCCGCAAGCGACGACGAGATCGCGACGTGGATCGGCAGCATCCTGGGCGCCCCGGTGCGACCCCTACCCCCGGGTGTGCCCGTCCGCGACGACACCGATGCGGTGGTCGCCGTCAGCCAGTAGGCCGGTGCTCGG
This sequence is a window from Actinomycetota bacterium. Protein-coding genes within it:
- a CDS encoding flavin reductase family protein; the encoded protein is MGPEHPSGIHDEHPFVTPEVDRDPVRRLRGRLAAPVTVWTAGTVAARAGLTISSVLIAEGEPARVLGLMSDLTDLWETIQDTGSFVMHVLDRSQGWLSDRFAFRVPSPGGPYAGLEITESSFGPVLAAVGTRAYCRVVEARTVGHAQLVDAAIEDLELADLDPLVHFRGRYAGLSTAR
- a CDS encoding DUF2993 domain-containing protein encodes the protein MTIGLVIAAVVIAVDAAATVVLQRVAGREVSRAMGAGANVRLRGWPAALRLAGGLPTSARIVASEVPMRSTTIARLEIDLDGVRRTGDPGGGTRPHLAVRAGRYSARLDEDALGALMPVPVRDVEVRDGRVRFSFPGHVTVDTAVEIQDGVLLLRPVAGRIGVVDLIRITPPIGELPFGATIADVETVSGALVIHGGVQGVTLGPADAST
- a CDS encoding LCP family protein; this encodes MEFTSDDPPGSAPGDAPSTRQIVAVVAIGVVALVIMAAAGLALFTESQIARYPIEAIEERGQADGAGSHRRAGEDEGHETLNILVVGSDSREGLSEAERDRLTTGPPQGPPRTDTILLVHARPEEGVATIVSIPRDLKVELPGSGPGKINAAVARGGPDLLVRIVERLSGFDIDHYVEVSIPSFLTVVEAVGGVEVCLREPLVDDKSGADLRAGCQHLDAVEALAYVRSREGARGDFRRIHRQQRFLKALANEATSAGTLANVPRVVRIADRVASSLTTDEDFGLTQLRFLAEQFRGMASGDVQTATVPAYAQTIQDTSYVVPYRPGVRALFERLAEGGRLGPRGTARQRQTADVVVWNGQRGQTVQRVESVLYFAGFQPRREPPATDVEETVVYAASDDEIATWIGSILGAPVRPLPPGVPVRDDTDAVVAVSQ